From one Humulus lupulus chromosome 8, drHumLupu1.1, whole genome shotgun sequence genomic stretch:
- the LOC133797525 gene encoding rhodanese-like domain-containing protein 4, chloroplastic, with product MEALNAAGLTPISAVLSDRKQEPRKIPFFFPISHFKSSNSSSFNTSPSALQECFPRKIHGGLVILSSVLNSGIAKALTYEEALQQTVGGGSSGGSGVLDSAISFATENPAIIAGGVAILAVPLVLSQLFVKSKPWGVESARAAYAKLGEDPNAQLLDIRPPVEFKQVGSPDIRGLGKKSVSIVYKGEDKPGFLKKLSLKFKEPENTTLFILDKFDGNSELVAELVTVNGFKAAYAIKDGVEGSRGWVKSNLPWIAPRKGLSLDLGNFTEAINDAFGEGSGDLSITLGIAAATGLGVAAFSEIETILQLLGSAALIQFGTKKLLFAEDRKKTLKQVDEFLNTKIAPQDLVDEIKEIGQALLPTVSSKALPVPAEASPNAATADTTVQKAEATAEPVQEINSVPKTETKAEAPPPISKPLSPYPYYPDFKPPTSPSPSQP from the exons ATGGAGGCCCTCAATGCAGCAGGCTTAACACCCATATCCGCAGTTCTCAGTGACAGGAAAcaagaacccagaaaaatcccatTTTTCTTTCCAATTTCCCATTTCAAATCCTCAAATTCCTCTAGTTTTAACACCAGCCCATCAGCTCTACAGGAGTGTTTTCCAAGGAAAATTCATGGGGGTTTGGTTATTCTCTCCTCTGTTCTAAACTCTGGGATTGCTAAAGCTTTGACATATGAAGAAGCATTACAGCAGACTGTTGGGGGTGGGTCCTCCGGTGGGAGTGGGGTTCTAGATAGTGCCATTAGTTTTGCAACAGAGAACCCAGCCATTATAGCTGGTGGGGTCGCCATTTTGGCTGTTCCATTGGTTTTGTCTCAGCTTTTTGTGAAGTCTAAGCCATGGGGAGTTGAGTCTGCAAGAGCTGCGTATGCAAAATTGGGTGAAGATCCTAATGCACAGTTGCTTGACATAAGGCCACCTGTTGAGTTTAAGCAAGTGGGCAGTCCAGACATCCGGGGTTTAGGAAAGAAGTCAGTGTCTATTGTCTACAAAGGCGAAGATAAACCAGGCTTCTTAAAGAAGCTCTCTTTGAAGTTCAAGGAACCAGAAAATACCACATTGTTCATCCTCGACAA ATTCGATGGGAACTCCGAACTAGTTGCTGAGTTGGTCACTGTAAATGGGTTTAAAGCTGCTTATGCTATAAAAGATGGCGTGGAAGGATCCCGAGGATGGGTG AAGAGCAATCTCCCATGGATAGCACCAAGGAAAGGACTGAGTTTGGATCTTGGAAATTTCACAGAAGCTATCAATGATGCCTTCGGA GAGGGCTCAGGTGACTTGTCTATTACCCTTGGCATTGCTGCAGCAACAGGATTGGGCGTGGCGGCATTTTCAGAG ATAGAAACAATACTCCAACTCTTAGGCTCAGCTGCACTTATTCAGTTTGGGACCAAAAAACTCCTATTTGCTGAG GATAGGAAAAAAACTCTAAAACAAGTTGATGAGTTCCTGAACACCAAGATTGCCCCTCAAGATCTTGTGGATGAGATAAAG GAAATTGGACAAGCTTTACTCCCAACAGTGTCTAGCAAGGCTCTTCCTGTACCAGCAGAGGCAAGTCCGAATGCTGCTACTGCCGATACTACAGTACAGAAAGCAGAAGCAACTGCAGAACCTGTTCAAGAAATAAACTCAGTCCCCAAAACGGAAACTAAAGCAGAAGCGCCTCCTCCAATCTCAAAACCACTTTCACCGTACCCTTAT TATCCAGATTTTAAGCCCCCAACGTCACCTTCACCATCACAGCCTTAG
- the LOC133797524 gene encoding uncharacterized protein LOC133797524 isoform X1 has protein sequence MIWPQSLNSLTRLTYEMAKKRDRRVAPGANRPKERGEPSTRPDPHGDSASSDRRLIIIIFVFLIVAPAISIFVYRIKYASGTNRTGSSVYQRGLVKPDVNYQEILAENTKVSENTSARHYTYPVLAYITPWNSRGYDLAKRFNSKFTHLSPVWYDLKSQGSDLILEGRHNADIGWISELRMAGDAMVLPRVVLEAFPKDLLRKKKQRTRAINLIVNECKEMGYDGVVLESWSRWAAYGILNDPSMRNSALQFIKQLGDAMHSVSSERANKQPLQLVYVIGPPRSETLQEYDFGPSDLKNLDDAVDGFSLMTYDFSGPQNPGPNAPLKWITSIMELLLGSNSNSVGNLSHKIFLGINFYGNDFVISRAGEGGGDGGGGGAITGSNYLSLLEKHRPVLQWEKKSEEHLFFYLDDNHINHAVFYPSLLSISLRLEEARKWGCGISIWEIGQGLDYFFDLL, from the exons ATGATATGGCCTCAATCACTTAATAGCTTGACTCGGCTGACTTACGAGATGGCCAAGAAACGAGACCGCCGAGTTGCACCGGGTGCGAATCGCCCAAAGGAACGAGGGGAACCGTCAACTCGGCCAGACCCACATGGGGACTCGGCTTCTTCGGATCGAAGACTCATCATCATTATCTTTGTCTTCCTCATCGTAGCTCCTGCCATCTCCATCTTCGTGTACCGAATCAAATACGCTTCAGGTACAAACCGCACGGGTTCGTCAGTGTACCAGCGAGGCCTCGTTAAGCCTGATGTGAATTACCAAGAAATCCTTGCT GAGAACACAAAGGTCTCGGAAAATACATCTGCGCGGCATTATACCTATCCTGTGTTGGCCTACATTACTCCATG GAATTCTAGGGGCTATGATTTAGCCAAGAGATTTAACTCCAAGTTTACACATTTATCTCCAGTCTGGTATGACCTAAAAAG TCAAGGAAGTGACTTGATTCTTGAAGGTAGACATAATGCTGATATTGGATGGATATCAGAGCTTCGAATGGCAGGAGATGCTATG GTGTTACCTAGAGTTGTTCTGGAAGCGTTTCCCAAGGATCTTcttagaaagaagaagcagaggACTAGAGCTATTAACCTCATAGTTAATGAGTGCAA GGAAATGGGATATGATGGGGTTGTGCTAGAATCTTGGTCAAGGTGGGCTGCTTATGGTATTTTGAATGATCCAAGCATGAGGAACTCA GCACTGCAGTTTATAAAACAGCTTGGAGATGCAATGCATTCTGTCAGCTCAGAGAGAGCCAATAAGCAGCCATTGCAGTTGGTATATGTTATAGGTCCACCCCGTTCAGAGACACTCCAAGAATATGATTTCGGACCCAGTGATCTTAAGAACTTGGATGATGCTGTGGATGGCTTCTCACTTATGACATATGACTTCTCAGGCCCGCAAAATCCAGGTCCTAATGCACCTTTAAAGTGGATTACTTCAATAATGGAGTTACTCCTTGGCAGCAACAGCAACAGTGTAGGAAATCTATCCCACAAGATATTTCTTGGCATCAATTTCTATGGAAATGACTTTGTTATTTCAAGAG cAGGTGaaggtggtggtgatggtggtggtgggGGAGCTATAACTGGAAGTAATTATCTATCGTTGTTGGAGAAGCACAGACCCGTTTTGCAGTGGGAAAAGAAGAGCGAGGAACACTTGTTCTTTTACCTTGATGACAACCATATCAACCATGCCGTATTCTATCCTTCATTGTTGTCTATTTCTCTACGGCTAGAGGAAGCTCGTAAGTGGGGATGTGGCATCTCAATCTGGGAAATTGGGCAAGGTCTTGATTACTTTTTTGATCTTCTCTAA
- the LOC133797524 gene encoding uncharacterized protein LOC133797524 isoform X2: MIWPQSLNSLTRLTYEMAKKRDRRVAPGANRPKERGEPSTRPDPHGDSASSDRRLIIIIFVFLIVAPAISIFVYRIKYASGTNRTGSSVYQRGLVKPDVNYQEILAENTKVSENTSARHYTYPVLAYITPWNSRGYDLAKRFNSKFTHLSPVWYDLKSQGSDLILEGRHNADIGWISELRMAGDAMVLPRVVLEAFPKDLLRKKKQRTRAINLIVNECKEMGYDGVVLESWSRWAAYGILNDPSMRNSALQFIKQLGDAMHSVSSERANKQPLQLVYVIGPPRSETLQEYDFGPSDLKNLDDAVDGFSLMTYDFSGPQNPGPNAPLKWITSIMELLLGSNSNSVGNLSHKIFLGINFYGNDFVISRGEGGGDGGGGGAITGSNYLSLLEKHRPVLQWEKKSEEHLFFYLDDNHINHAVFYPSLLSISLRLEEARKWGCGISIWEIGQGLDYFFDLL; encoded by the exons ATGATATGGCCTCAATCACTTAATAGCTTGACTCGGCTGACTTACGAGATGGCCAAGAAACGAGACCGCCGAGTTGCACCGGGTGCGAATCGCCCAAAGGAACGAGGGGAACCGTCAACTCGGCCAGACCCACATGGGGACTCGGCTTCTTCGGATCGAAGACTCATCATCATTATCTTTGTCTTCCTCATCGTAGCTCCTGCCATCTCCATCTTCGTGTACCGAATCAAATACGCTTCAGGTACAAACCGCACGGGTTCGTCAGTGTACCAGCGAGGCCTCGTTAAGCCTGATGTGAATTACCAAGAAATCCTTGCT GAGAACACAAAGGTCTCGGAAAATACATCTGCGCGGCATTATACCTATCCTGTGTTGGCCTACATTACTCCATG GAATTCTAGGGGCTATGATTTAGCCAAGAGATTTAACTCCAAGTTTACACATTTATCTCCAGTCTGGTATGACCTAAAAAG TCAAGGAAGTGACTTGATTCTTGAAGGTAGACATAATGCTGATATTGGATGGATATCAGAGCTTCGAATGGCAGGAGATGCTATG GTGTTACCTAGAGTTGTTCTGGAAGCGTTTCCCAAGGATCTTcttagaaagaagaagcagaggACTAGAGCTATTAACCTCATAGTTAATGAGTGCAA GGAAATGGGATATGATGGGGTTGTGCTAGAATCTTGGTCAAGGTGGGCTGCTTATGGTATTTTGAATGATCCAAGCATGAGGAACTCA GCACTGCAGTTTATAAAACAGCTTGGAGATGCAATGCATTCTGTCAGCTCAGAGAGAGCCAATAAGCAGCCATTGCAGTTGGTATATGTTATAGGTCCACCCCGTTCAGAGACACTCCAAGAATATGATTTCGGACCCAGTGATCTTAAGAACTTGGATGATGCTGTGGATGGCTTCTCACTTATGACATATGACTTCTCAGGCCCGCAAAATCCAGGTCCTAATGCACCTTTAAAGTGGATTACTTCAATAATGGAGTTACTCCTTGGCAGCAACAGCAACAGTGTAGGAAATCTATCCCACAAGATATTTCTTGGCATCAATTTCTATGGAAATGACTTTGTTATTTCAAGAG GTGaaggtggtggtgatggtggtggtgggGGAGCTATAACTGGAAGTAATTATCTATCGTTGTTGGAGAAGCACAGACCCGTTTTGCAGTGGGAAAAGAAGAGCGAGGAACACTTGTTCTTTTACCTTGATGACAACCATATCAACCATGCCGTATTCTATCCTTCATTGTTGTCTATTTCTCTACGGCTAGAGGAAGCTCGTAAGTGGGGATGTGGCATCTCAATCTGGGAAATTGGGCAAGGTCTTGATTACTTTTTTGATCTTCTCTAA
- the LOC133797523 gene encoding protein WHAT'S THIS FACTOR 1 homolog, chloroplastic: MEPKLLLSTTKASVSSSLPFFLSFKTSFLRLPNDSVKTHFSGSTIQPEKSPFLGKSLVLQERSVFFNNPRKTHVPFGPIRAVVKRRKELPFDNVIQKDKKLKLVLKIRKILVNQPDRIMSLRDLGRYRRELGLNKKRRFIALLKKFPAIFEIVEEGVFSLKFKLTPAAEKLYFEELKIRNEMEDLLVVKLRKLLMMSLDKRILLEKIAHLKNDFGLPTEFRDTICHRYPQYFRIVATERGPALELTHWDPELAVSAAELSEEETRERELAEKDLIIDRPLKFNRVKLPKGLNLSKGEMRKIALFRDIPYISPYSDFSELRPGTREKEKHACAVVHEILSLTIEKRTLVDHLTHFREEFRFSQQVRGMLIRHPDMFYVSLKGDRDSVFLREAYRDSQLIDKDRLLIIKEKLRSLVSVPRFPRRGAPRRDSDSQDVDVKSEDGADEEGEEWANADDFRNDSGFDDDGVEDDDDEDDWSDEDDETPPDFEEDGDSMSVGVRNSNKQDLNSTKHDEKVLTPVLPDGRPRERW, translated from the coding sequence ATGGAACCCAAGCTCTTGCTTTCTACAACCAAAGCCTCAGTATCTTCTTCTTTACCCTTCTTTCTATCTTTCAAGACTTCTTTTCTTCGACTACCCAATGATTCTGTCAAAACCCATTTCTCTGGCTCAACGATTCAACCAGAAAAGTCGCCATTTTTGGGCAAAAGTTTGGTTTTACAGGAGAGAAGTGTTTTTTTCAATAACCCCAGAAAAACCCATGTCCCATTTGGGCCAATAAGAGCTGTTGTGAAGAGAAGGAAAGAGCTTCCTTTCGATAACGTGATACAAAAGGATAAGAAGCTGAAATTGGTTTTGAAGATAAGGAAGATTCTGGTGAACCAACCTGATAGAATTATGTCGCTTAGAGATTTGGGTAGGTACAGAAGAGAGTTGGGACTCAATAAGAAACGGCGGTTCATTGCTCTTTTAAAGAAGTTTCCGGCGATTTTTGAGATTGTGGAAGAAGGGGTCTTTTCATTGAAATTCAAACTGACCCCAGCAGCTGAAAAGCTTTACTTTGAGGAGTTGAAGATTAGGAATGAGATGGAAGATTTGTTAGTGGTGAAGCTGAGGAAACTTTTGATGATGTCCTTGGATAAGAGAATTTTGCTGGAGAAGATTGCCCACCTGAAGAATGACTTTGGGCTTCCCACAGAGTTTCGTGACACTATATGTCATCGATATCCGCAATATTTCAGAATTGTGGCAACTGAGCGAGGTCCCGCATTAGAATTAACTCATTGGGATCCCGAGCTTGCTGTTTCAGCAGCTGAGCTTTCTGAGGAGGAAACTCGGGAGAGGGAGCTAGCAGAGAAGGATTTGATTATTGACAGGCCTCTTAAATTCAACAGAGTTAAGCTACCAAAGGGTCTTAATCTATCCAAGGGTGAGATGAGGAAGATAGCACTTTTTAGAGACATTCCTTATATATCCCCTTACTCTGATTTCTCAGAGTTGAGACCGGGtacaagggagaaagaaaaacATGCTTGTGCTGTTGTTCATGAGATTCTGAGCCTCACTATCGAGAAAAGAACCCTTGTGGATCACCTTACTCATTTTCGGGAGGAGTTTCGGTTTTCTCAGCAGGTGAGGGGAATGCTGATTAGGCACCCGGATATGTTTTATGTGTCCTTGAAAGGGGATAGAGATTCAGTTTTTCTAAGGGAAGCATATCGTGATTCTCAGTTGATAGACAAGGATCGTTTGTTAATCATCAAGGAGAAGCTTCGTTCTCTAGTTTCTGTTCCTCGATTTCCAAGAAGAGGCGCTCCTCGGAGAGATTCAGATTCACAAGATGTTGATGTTAAGTCAGAAGATGGAGCTGACGAGGAAGGAGAAGAATGGGCTAATGCTGATGATTTCAGGAATGATTCTGGGTTTGATGATGATGGTGTTGAAGATGATGATGACGAAGATGATTGGAGTGATGAAGATGATGAAACACCACCAGATTTTGAGGAAGATGGTGATTCTATGAGTGTTGGAGTGAGAAACTCAAACAAACAGGACTTGAACTCAACAAAGCATGATGAGAAAGTCCTTACTCCTGTCTTGCCTGATGGTCGGCCAAGAGAACGCTGGTAA